The following are from one region of the Rhizobacter sp. AJA081-3 genome:
- the cysE gene encoding serine O-acetyltransferase, giving the protein MFQRLREDIACILERDPAARSRWEVLTCYPGLHALVLHRWAHACWKRGFHWLGRFISHVARFLTGIEIHPGATIGHRVFIDHGMGVVVGETAEIGDECTIYQGVTLGGTSLSKGAKRHPTLGRGVIVGANSQVLGGFTVGDGARIGSGAVVVKPVPPGATAVGNPARVINAETDAVREAAAAKMGFSAYGVTQGDDPVAQAMKGLIDNASGHEHQIALLWQAIEKLSQRSRELPGADCVPDDAHTTEQFDAERLNRLVK; this is encoded by the coding sequence ATGTTCCAGCGCCTGCGCGAAGACATCGCCTGCATCCTCGAGCGCGACCCCGCGGCGCGCTCGCGCTGGGAGGTGCTGACCTGTTACCCGGGCCTGCACGCGCTGGTGTTGCACCGCTGGGCACACGCCTGCTGGAAGCGCGGCTTCCACTGGCTCGGCCGCTTCATCTCGCACGTGGCGCGCTTCCTCACCGGCATTGAGATCCACCCGGGCGCCACCATCGGCCACCGCGTCTTCATCGACCACGGCATGGGCGTGGTGGTGGGCGAGACGGCCGAGATCGGCGACGAGTGCACCATCTACCAGGGCGTGACGCTGGGCGGCACCTCGTTGAGCAAGGGTGCCAAGCGGCACCCGACGCTCGGGCGCGGCGTGATCGTCGGCGCCAATTCGCAGGTGCTGGGCGGCTTCACCGTCGGCGACGGCGCGCGCATCGGTTCGGGCGCGGTCGTCGTCAAGCCGGTGCCGCCAGGCGCCACGGCGGTCGGCAACCCGGCGCGCGTGATCAATGCCGAGACCGACGCGGTGCGCGAGGCGGCGGCGGCCAAGATGGGCTTCTCGGCCTACGGCGTGACGCAGGGCGACGACCCGGTGGCGCAGGCCATGAAGGGCCTGATCGACAACGCCTCGGGCCACGAGCACCAGATCGCGCTGCTCTGGCAGGCCATCGAGAAGCTGTCGCAGCGCTCGCGCGAGTTGCCGGGTGCCGACTGCGTGCCCGACGATGCGCACACCACCGAGCAGTTCGACGCCGAGCGCCTGAACCGGCTGGTCAAGTAG
- a CDS encoding FecR domain-containing protein: MSLALRHALVLACLAGATAVAAQEAVVEYRVSQRDTLIGLSETVFIGPQAWREIARLNRLPDPNFIRPGQVLRVPARLMRMRALPVRVTSAVGEVRVGNDTVQPGAALAEGQSLQTGANGSAVLALADGSRVRVPPSSLAEIVASRGPGATEADAARLAGDGLFTGVLRMLRGSVEVLAAKLRRSQPLEVTTPTAVVGVRGTQYRVTLDGDSGATRSEVLEGKVKLESPQRSVGTDIAAGFGAAIDAAAKAPVPARLLPAPDLAAMPERFERPLVRFALPTEKDTVRVQVAQDADFERIVNDQKVMAGSDVRIAGLDDAKWFLRARRLDGQGIEGYDAARAFVLKARPEPPATNTPRAGAKQSLGPVEFNWSPNLDAKSVRLQVASDAAFTQIVAEREGLTGTRETLEVGGPGTYHWRIASTKADGDKGPFSDGQRFELRPLPEPPKGGMGEDGKSLTLAWSGRAEDTQHVELARDPAFKEIVAQADLSAPEWTLPRPSSSGTYYFRYRSIEPDGFVGPYSATLVIEVPRDWRYLWLLTPLLFAL; this comes from the coding sequence ATGAGCCTGGCGCTGCGTCATGCCCTCGTCCTGGCCTGCCTGGCCGGCGCGACCGCCGTGGCTGCGCAGGAGGCCGTCGTCGAGTACCGCGTCAGCCAGCGCGACACGCTGATCGGCCTGTCGGAGACGGTCTTCATCGGGCCGCAGGCCTGGCGCGAGATCGCCCGGCTGAACCGCCTTCCCGACCCGAATTTCATCCGCCCCGGACAGGTGCTGCGCGTGCCGGCCCGGCTGATGCGCATGCGCGCCCTGCCCGTGCGCGTGACCAGTGCCGTGGGCGAGGTGCGCGTGGGCAACGACACGGTGCAGCCCGGCGCGGCACTGGCCGAAGGGCAATCGCTGCAGACCGGAGCCAACGGCTCGGCCGTGCTGGCGCTGGCCGATGGTTCGCGGGTGCGCGTGCCGCCGTCGAGCCTGGCCGAGATCGTCGCCAGCCGCGGGCCCGGCGCCACCGAGGCCGATGCGGCGCGACTGGCCGGCGACGGCCTGTTCACCGGCGTGCTGCGCATGCTGCGCGGCTCGGTGGAGGTGCTCGCCGCCAAGCTCAGGCGTTCGCAGCCGCTGGAGGTGACCACGCCCACGGCCGTGGTCGGCGTGCGCGGCACCCAGTACCGCGTCACGCTCGACGGCGACAGCGGCGCCACGCGCAGCGAGGTGCTCGAAGGCAAGGTCAAGCTCGAATCGCCGCAGCGCAGCGTCGGCACCGACATCGCCGCCGGTTTCGGTGCCGCGATCGATGCCGCGGCCAAGGCGCCGGTGCCGGCCAGGCTGCTGCCCGCGCCCGATCTGGCGGCGATGCCGGAGCGTTTCGAGCGCCCGCTGGTGCGCTTCGCGCTGCCCACCGAGAAGGACACGGTGCGCGTGCAGGTGGCCCAGGACGCCGACTTCGAGCGCATCGTCAATGACCAGAAGGTGATGGCCGGCAGCGACGTGCGCATCGCCGGGCTCGACGACGCCAAGTGGTTCCTTCGCGCACGGCGGCTCGACGGCCAGGGCATCGAAGGCTACGACGCAGCGCGTGCCTTTGTGCTGAAGGCGCGGCCGGAGCCGCCGGCGACCAACACGCCGCGCGCCGGCGCCAAGCAGTCGCTCGGCCCGGTGGAGTTCAACTGGTCGCCCAACCTCGATGCGAAGAGCGTGCGGCTGCAGGTGGCCAGCGATGCGGCCTTCACGCAGATCGTCGCCGAGCGCGAAGGCCTGACCGGCACGCGCGAGACGCTGGAGGTCGGCGGCCCCGGCACCTACCACTGGCGCATCGCCAGCACCAAGGCCGATGGCGACAAAGGCCCCTTCAGCGACGGGCAGCGCTTCGAATTGCGCCCGCTGCCCGAGCCCCCCAAGGGCGGCATGGGCGAAGACGGCAAGTCGCTCACGCTGGCCTGGAGCGGCCGCGCGGAGGACACCCAGCACGTCGAACTGGCGCGCGACCCGGCCTTCAAGGAGATCGTCGCGCAGGCGGACCTGAGCGCGCCCGAGTGGACGCTGCCGCGCCCGTCGAGCAGCGGCACCTACTACTTCCGCTACCGCAGCATCGAGCCCGACGGTTTCGTCGGGCCTTACAGCGCCACGCTGGTCATCGAGGTACCGCGCGACTGGCGCTACCTGTGGTTGCTCACGCCGCTGCTGTTCGCGCTTTAG
- the mog gene encoding molybdopterin adenylyltransferase has translation MSEPAFDPVRIGLVSISDRASSGVYEDKGIPALQDWMKRALRNPVAWETRLIPDEQEAISAALRELVDVAKCDLVLTTGGTGPAPRDVTPEATLAVADKVMPGFGEQMRQISLNFVATAILSRQVAVIRGKTLIINLPGQPKSIAETLEGLKDRGVHGIFAAVPYCIDLLGGPYFETDESVCKVFRPKTALRPPR, from the coding sequence ATGAGTGAACCCGCCTTCGACCCCGTGCGCATCGGCCTGGTCTCGATCAGCGACCGCGCCTCGTCCGGCGTCTACGAGGACAAGGGCATCCCGGCCTTGCAGGACTGGATGAAGCGCGCGCTGCGCAACCCGGTCGCCTGGGAGACGCGGCTGATCCCCGACGAGCAGGAGGCGATCAGCGCCGCGCTGCGCGAGCTGGTGGACGTCGCGAAATGCGACCTCGTGCTGACCACCGGCGGCACCGGGCCGGCGCCACGCGACGTCACCCCAGAGGCCACGCTGGCGGTGGCCGACAAGGTGATGCCCGGCTTTGGCGAGCAGATGCGCCAGATCAGCCTGAACTTCGTGGCCACGGCGATCCTGTCGCGCCAGGTGGCGGTGATCCGCGGCAAGACGCTGATCATCAACCTGCCCGGCCAGCCGAAATCGATCGCCGAGACACTCGAGGGATTGAAGGACCGCGGCGTGCATGGCATCTTTGCCGCCGTTCCCTACTGCATCGACCTCCTCGGTGGACCCTACTTCGAGACCGACGAATCCGTGTGCAAGGTCTTCCGGCCCAAGACGGCCCTGCGCCCTCCACGCTGA
- the yjgA gene encoding ribosome biogenesis factor YjgA, giving the protein MPRTDPFSPSDDPVDPDERPSKTQRKKESHELQDLGEALVALPESRVKDLAIPENLRDAVHEYRRTRTHEGKRRQMQYIGKLMRGTDTEPIRQAVLDMQLGRAKDALSLHESERWRAELVASDDAVTGFLQEFPGTDAQQLRSLIRSARKDAALQPEQRSGRAFRELFQFIKQSRETAHE; this is encoded by the coding sequence ATGCCACGAACCGACCCCTTTTCGCCCTCGGATGACCCCGTCGATCCCGACGAGCGGCCGAGCAAGACCCAGCGCAAGAAGGAATCGCACGAGTTGCAGGACCTCGGCGAGGCGCTGGTCGCTCTGCCCGAGTCGCGCGTGAAGGACCTGGCCATCCCCGAGAACCTGCGCGACGCGGTGCACGAGTACCGGCGCACGCGCACGCACGAAGGCAAGCGCCGGCAGATGCAGTACATCGGCAAGCTGATGCGCGGCACCGACACCGAGCCGATCCGCCAGGCCGTGCTCGACATGCAGCTCGGCCGCGCCAAGGACGCGCTGTCGCTGCACGAGTCGGAGCGCTGGCGCGCCGAGCTGGTCGCCAGTGACGATGCCGTCACCGGTTTCCTGCAGGAGTTCCCGGGCACCGATGCGCAGCAGCTGCGCAGCCTGATCCGCAGCGCGCGCAAGGACGCCGCACTGCAGCCCGAGCAGCGCAGCGGCCGCGCCTTCCGCGAGCTGTTCCAGTTCATCAAACAATCGCGCGAGACCGCCCATGAGTGA
- the pmbA gene encoding metalloprotease PmbA, whose amino-acid sequence MPDTSPRGFAYTRDQFQQLAEDALALARTLGASEAGAEVSEGVGLSVSVRKGEVENVERNRDKSLGVTVYVGKRRGNASTSDFSRAALEQTVRAAHDIARFTAEDPAAGLPEVEDLAFGAAAERDLDLFHPWPIVAEQAVEIAQRCEAAALEVDRRITNSDGAGVSVQQSHFIMANSRGFRGGYASSRHSLSVAPIASLPGKGGDDMQRDAWYTSMRSPDDMAAPEAVGRYAAERALSRLRSRKIATAEVPVLFESTVAAGLLGSLVQAVSGGALYRKSSFLLDSLGQPVLAPHLDVHENPHIPRGKGSSPFDDEGVTTRARDVVKGGVLQGYFLSSYSARKLGMRTTGHAGGSQNLTLTSRLTQPGDDLEAMLRKLHRGLFVIELMGQGVNQVTGDYSRGAAGFWVDQGRIVHPVHEITIAGNLRDMLKGIVAVGADAYTSGTKTLSSVLVERMKLAGS is encoded by the coding sequence ATGCCCGACACCAGCCCCCGCGGATTCGCCTACACGCGAGACCAGTTCCAGCAGCTCGCCGAAGACGCCCTCGCCCTGGCGCGAACGCTCGGCGCCAGCGAGGCCGGGGCCGAGGTTTCCGAGGGCGTGGGGCTGTCGGTCAGCGTGCGCAAGGGCGAGGTCGAGAACGTCGAGCGCAACCGCGACAAGTCGCTGGGGGTGACGGTCTACGTCGGCAAGCGGCGCGGCAACGCCAGCACCTCCGATTTCTCGCGCGCGGCGCTGGAGCAGACCGTGCGCGCCGCGCACGACATCGCCCGCTTCACAGCCGAAGACCCGGCCGCCGGCCTGCCCGAGGTGGAAGACCTGGCCTTCGGCGCCGCCGCCGAGCGTGACCTCGACCTGTTCCACCCCTGGCCGATCGTCGCCGAGCAGGCGGTCGAGATCGCGCAGCGCTGCGAGGCCGCGGCGCTCGAGGTCGATCGCCGCATCACCAATTCCGATGGCGCCGGCGTGTCGGTGCAGCAATCGCACTTCATCATGGCCAACAGCCGCGGCTTCCGCGGCGGTTATGCCAGCTCGCGGCACTCGCTGTCGGTCGCGCCGATCGCCTCGCTGCCCGGCAAGGGTGGCGACGACATGCAGCGCGACGCCTGGTACACCTCGATGCGTTCGCCCGACGACATGGCGGCGCCCGAGGCCGTGGGCCGCTACGCCGCCGAGCGGGCGCTGTCGCGCCTGCGCAGTCGCAAGATCGCCACGGCCGAGGTGCCGGTGCTGTTCGAGTCCACGGTGGCGGCGGGGCTGCTCGGCTCGCTGGTGCAGGCCGTCAGCGGCGGAGCGCTGTACCGCAAGTCGAGCTTCCTGCTCGACAGCCTGGGCCAGCCCGTGCTCGCGCCGCACCTCGACGTGCACGAGAACCCGCACATCCCGCGCGGCAAGGGCAGCTCGCCCTTCGACGACGAGGGCGTGACCACGCGCGCACGCGACGTCGTCAAGGGGGGCGTCCTGCAGGGCTACTTCCTGTCGAGCTACTCGGCGCGCAAGCTCGGCATGCGCACCACCGGCCACGCCGGCGGCTCGCAGAATCTCACGCTGACCAGCCGGCTCACCCAGCCCGGCGACGACCTGGAAGCGATGCTGCGCAAGCTCCATCGTGGCCTGTTCGTCATCGAGCTGATGGGGCAGGGCGTCAATCAGGTCACCGGCGACTACTCGCGCGGCGCGGCAGGCTTCTGGGTCGACCAGGGCCGCATCGTGCACCCGGTGCACGAGATCACCATCGCCGGCAACCTGCGCGACATGCTCAAGGGCATCGTCGCTGTCGGCGCCGATGCCTACACGAGCGGCACCAAGACGCTCAGTTCGGTGCTGGTCGAACGCATGAAACTCGCCGGCAGTTGA
- a CDS encoding TRAP transporter substrate-binding protein, which translates to MERRSFIQRAGIAGVLAAGAAPAVVHAQANIRWRLASSFPKSLDTIYGAAEVMAKQVSDMTGGKFQISVHAGGELMPPFGVVDGVQNGTVEMAHTAPYYFFGKDPTFAMDCAIPFGLNSRQMTAWMYEGNGMKLFREFYAGYNIHNFPMGNTGAQMGGWYRKEIKSLADIKGLKMRIGGFGGKVLERIGGVPQNIPGGEIYQALEKGTIDASEWVGPYDDQKLGLNKVAPNYYYPGWWEGGPQLSLYINTKAFAGLSAEYKAIVENAAAHAHTVMQARYDARNPAALKQLVGAGTKLFRFPKDVMDGAFKAAMEVYGELSGSNPAWKKIYADYNDFRRDQNLMFRFAEAGFDDFMQQQKL; encoded by the coding sequence ATGGAACGTCGCTCTTTCATCCAACGCGCCGGCATTGCCGGGGTGCTCGCCGCCGGTGCCGCACCGGCCGTCGTGCACGCACAGGCCAACATCCGCTGGCGCCTGGCTTCGAGCTTTCCGAAGTCGCTGGATACCATCTACGGCGCCGCCGAAGTGATGGCCAAGCAGGTCAGCGACATGACCGGCGGCAAGTTCCAGATCTCGGTGCATGCCGGTGGCGAACTGATGCCCCCGTTCGGTGTCGTCGACGGCGTGCAGAACGGCACGGTCGAGATGGCCCACACCGCGCCGTACTACTTCTTCGGCAAGGACCCGACCTTCGCGATGGACTGCGCCATCCCGTTCGGCCTGAACAGCCGCCAGATGACGGCGTGGATGTACGAAGGCAACGGCATGAAGCTGTTCCGCGAGTTCTATGCGGGCTACAACATCCACAACTTCCCGATGGGCAACACCGGCGCCCAGATGGGCGGCTGGTACCGCAAGGAGATCAAGTCGCTGGCCGACATCAAGGGCCTGAAGATGCGCATCGGCGGCTTCGGCGGCAAGGTGCTCGAGCGCATCGGCGGCGTGCCGCAGAACATCCCCGGCGGCGAGATCTACCAGGCGCTCGAGAAGGGCACCATCGACGCGTCCGAGTGGGTGGGCCCGTACGACGACCAGAAGCTCGGCCTGAACAAGGTCGCGCCGAACTACTACTACCCCGGCTGGTGGGAAGGCGGCCCGCAGCTGTCGCTGTACATCAACACGAAGGCCTTTGCCGGCCTGTCGGCCGAGTACAAGGCGATCGTCGAGAACGCCGCGGCACACGCGCACACCGTGATGCAGGCCCGCTACGACGCCCGCAACCCGGCCGCGCTGAAGCAGCTCGTCGGTGCCGGCACCAAGCTGTTCCGCTTCCCGAAGGACGTGATGGACGGCGCCTTCAAGGCCGCCATGGAGGTCTACGGCGAGCTCAGCGGCAGCAACCCGGCGTGGAAGAAGATCTACGCCGACTACAACGACTTCCGGCGCGACCAGAACCTGATGTTCCGCTTCGCCGAAGCCGGCTTCGACGACTTCATGCAGCAGCAGAAGCTGTGA
- a CDS encoding TRAP transporter large permease subunit, which translates to METSFIVQNFVPLMFAGLFVFLLSGIPVAFGLAATGLLFGFIGMEAGLFGGNLFQALPLRVFGIMQNDTLLAIPFFTFMGIILERSGMAEDLLETVGQVFGPVRGGLAIAVILVGALLAATTGVVAAAVISMGLISLPIMLRYGYNRTIATGTITASGTLAQAIPPSLVLIVLADQLGRSVGDMYAGALIPGLLLVGLYLSFVVLVAIVKPSWVPALPPEARIYREANGSSGHKSLLALFALCGAAGYAWSKVHQSVINPMIGRELPAPGDEIVIMSMTVASLLALGLALLNKALKIGLLSRLTEQVTFVLIPPLVLIFLVLGTIFLGIATPTEGGAMGALGALIMAVGRGRLQLKLLVQALDNTARLSCFVLFILIGSTVFSFTFNAADGHIWVEHLFDKMPGGALGFLIVVNVLVFILGCFIDFFEIAFIVIPILAPVADKMLGGLLPPGTPADMTLIWFGVIIAMNLQTSFLTPPFGFALFYLRSVAAKKDYKDRITGETIPAVQTSQIYKGSIAFIVLQLIMVAAVISFPTLVTGGIEKGVTIDANKVLDQLQMQPREEANDPFAVPAAPGASGAAGASAPAESGASDDPMKGLLESIKKEQGQK; encoded by the coding sequence ATGGAAACCTCGTTCATCGTCCAGAACTTCGTCCCGCTGATGTTCGCGGGGCTGTTCGTCTTCCTGCTCTCGGGCATTCCCGTCGCCTTCGGCCTGGCCGCCACCGGGCTGCTGTTCGGCTTCATCGGCATGGAGGCCGGCCTGTTTGGCGGCAACTTGTTCCAGGCGCTGCCGCTGCGCGTGTTCGGCATCATGCAGAACGACACGCTGCTGGCGATCCCCTTCTTCACCTTCATGGGCATCATCCTCGAGCGCTCCGGCATGGCCGAAGACCTGCTCGAGACCGTCGGCCAGGTGTTCGGCCCGGTGCGCGGCGGCCTGGCCATTGCGGTGATCCTGGTGGGTGCGCTGCTGGCGGCCACCACCGGCGTGGTGGCGGCGGCCGTCATCTCCATGGGCCTGATCTCGCTGCCCATCATGCTGCGCTACGGCTACAACCGCACCATCGCCACAGGCACCATCACCGCCTCGGGCACGCTGGCGCAGGCCATCCCGCCCTCGCTGGTGCTGATCGTCCTGGCCGACCAGCTCGGCCGCTCGGTGGGCGACATGTACGCCGGCGCGCTGATCCCGGGGCTGCTGCTGGTCGGCCTGTACCTCTCGTTCGTGGTACTGGTCGCGATCGTCAAGCCATCGTGGGTGCCGGCCCTGCCGCCCGAGGCGCGCATCTACCGCGAGGCCAACGGTTCCAGCGGCCACAAGTCGCTGCTGGCGCTGTTCGCGCTGTGCGGCGCGGCCGGTTACGCCTGGTCGAAGGTGCACCAGAGCGTCATCAACCCGATGATCGGCCGCGAACTGCCGGCGCCCGGCGACGAGATCGTCATCATGTCGATGACGGTGGCTTCGCTGCTGGCGCTGGGGCTGGCGCTGCTCAACAAGGCGCTGAAGATCGGCCTGCTGTCGCGCCTGACCGAGCAGGTCACCTTCGTGCTGATCCCGCCGCTGGTGCTGATCTTCCTGGTGCTGGGCACGATCTTCCTGGGCATCGCCACGCCCACCGAAGGCGGCGCGATGGGTGCGCTGGGCGCGCTGATCATGGCCGTGGGCCGCGGCAGGCTGCAGCTCAAGCTGCTGGTGCAGGCGCTGGACAACACCGCGCGGCTGTCGTGCTTCGTGCTGTTCATCCTGATCGGCTCGACGGTGTTCAGCTTCACCTTCAACGCCGCCGACGGCCACATCTGGGTCGAGCACCTGTTCGACAAGATGCCCGGCGGCGCGCTCGGTTTCCTGATCGTCGTGAACGTGCTGGTGTTCATCCTCGGCTGCTTCATCGACTTCTTCGAGATCGCCTTCATCGTCATCCCGATCCTCGCGCCGGTGGCCGACAAGATGCTCGGCGGCCTTCTGCCCCCCGGCACGCCGGCCGACATGACGCTGATCTGGTTCGGCGTGATCATCGCGATGAACCTGCAGACCTCGTTCCTGACGCCGCCCTTCGGCTTCGCCTTGTTCTACCTGCGCAGCGTCGCGGCCAAGAAGGACTACAAGGACCGCATCACCGGCGAGACCATCCCGGCCGTGCAGACCTCGCAGATCTACAAGGGCTCGATTGCCTTCATCGTGCTGCAGCTGATCATGGTGGCCGCGGTGATCTCCTTCCCGACGCTGGTGACCGGCGGCATCGAGAAGGGCGTCACCATCGACGCCAACAAGGTGCTCGACCAGCTGCAGATGCAGCCGCGCGAAGAAGCCAACGACCCGTTCGCCGTGCCGGCCGCGCCGGGTGCCTCTGGCGCTGCGGGCGCCTCGGCCCCGGCCGAGAGTGGAGCGAGCGACGACCCAATGAAGGGCCTGCTGGAGTCGATCAAGAAGGAACAGGGGCAGAAGTGA
- a CDS encoding TRAP transporter small permease subunit: MSALLSLSGLIDRFNDRIGQLIRWLVLAAVLISATNAIVRKAFNIGSNAFLEVQWYLFAAVFMLGAGYAFLRNVHVRIDFISSKLSKRTNAIIDTLGIVVFLIPLCLILIRLSWPLFQGAWQSGEMSQNAGGLIRWPVYLLIPLGFGILLLQALSELVKRIAFLRGIIPEPMSMEHHKSDEELLAEELAAAAEKKLAGDK, translated from the coding sequence TTGTCTGCCCTGCTCTCCCTGTCGGGCCTGATCGATCGTTTCAACGACCGCATCGGCCAACTCATCCGCTGGCTGGTGCTGGCAGCCGTGCTCATCAGCGCCACCAACGCCATCGTGCGCAAGGCGTTCAACATCGGCTCGAACGCGTTCCTCGAGGTGCAGTGGTACCTGTTCGCGGCCGTGTTCATGCTGGGCGCGGGTTATGCCTTCCTGCGCAACGTGCACGTGCGCATCGACTTCATCTCTTCCAAGTTGTCCAAGCGCACCAACGCCATCATCGACACGCTGGGCATCGTCGTCTTCCTGATCCCGCTGTGCCTGATCCTCATCCGCCTGAGCTGGCCGCTGTTCCAGGGCGCCTGGCAGTCGGGCGAGATGTCGCAGAACGCCGGCGGCCTGATCCGCTGGCCGGTCTACCTGCTGATCCCGCTGGGCTTCGGCATCCTGCTGCTGCAGGCGCTGTCGGAGCTGGTCAAGCGCATCGCCTTCCTGCGCGGCATCATCCCCGAGCCGATGAGCATGGAGCACCACAAATCCGACGAAGAGCTGCTCGCCGAAGAACTGGCCGCCGCGGCCGAGAAGAAGCTGGCGGGAGACAAGTAA
- a CDS encoding response regulator transcription factor — protein MNDCKVLLVDDHPLVREGLRARLSGVAGIEVVGEAGDAAQAFEQVDRLRPDLVLMDVGMKQVNGIELTTRLRERHPTLRVLMLSMYDNPEYVHRALAAGARGYVLKEAPSEEIVAAILAVAEGRNFLGSGLAATAGRPDESRPLLSARETEILRCLADGLASRQIAQTLGMSVRTVETHRHNIRRKLGLAGQAELIKYAVERCRSIGGA, from the coding sequence ATGAACGACTGCAAGGTCCTGCTCGTCGACGACCACCCGCTGGTGCGCGAGGGCCTGCGCGCGCGCCTGTCCGGCGTGGCAGGCATCGAGGTGGTCGGCGAGGCCGGCGACGCGGCGCAGGCTTTCGAGCAGGTGGACCGACTGCGCCCCGACCTGGTGCTGATGGACGTGGGCATGAAGCAGGTCAATGGCATCGAGCTCACCACCCGGCTGCGCGAGCGCCACCCGACGCTGCGCGTGCTGATGCTCAGCATGTACGACAACCCCGAGTACGTGCACCGGGCGCTGGCGGCCGGCGCGCGCGGCTATGTGCTGAAGGAGGCGCCGTCGGAAGAGATCGTGGCCGCCATCCTCGCGGTCGCCGAAGGCCGCAACTTCCTCGGCTCGGGGCTGGCCGCCACCGCCGGGCGGCCCGACGAGAGCCGCCCGCTGCTGTCGGCCCGCGAGACCGAGATCCTGCGCTGCCTGGCCGATGGCCTGGCGAGCCGGCAGATCGCCCAGACGCTGGGCATGAGCGTGCGCACCGTCGAGACGCACCGCCACAACATCCGCCGCAAGCTCGGCCTGGCCGGCCAGGCCGAGCTCATCAAGTACGCGGTGGAGCGTTGCCGGTCGATCGGCGGCGCCTGA
- a CDS encoding cache domain-containing protein gives MRPRSKFLLLAILPLLVSLGLIALAMRQQQQDLSRRERQVVETAYMAAKQTELLNHVGLARSLLSPLYDTRRDDAQTLAEALRLLSTMDYGIDGYFFVFDTGGRNLLHPRQPELQNQDLWDLKDAQGVPLIRELIARAHEGGGFVQYLWQKPSTRTLTPKLAYAISLPRWNMVIGTGLYLDDIQGTLTQIDRQVDENVASTMLWIAGIALFGVVLIGGSGMVLNFSDAKVADMKLRNLARQVVKSQEDERAHLSRELHDSTSQTLVSIKLLLESAASQLGREATPPALLRAVQRLGDALHEVRRISHRLRPAELDTLGLPAALDDLAEEFNQHGHVRIALRLWGQADTLPDEVNTVLFRVVQESLTNIEKHSKARRVQVRLIFHAGGLRLRIVDDGIGFDVPAIRVDPRRGIGMRNMRERVESIGGEFSIESRPGRTAVLADMTAGAIERLRPAAKKAA, from the coding sequence ATGCGCCCGCGCTCCAAGTTCCTGCTGCTGGCGATCCTGCCGCTGCTGGTGTCGCTGGGACTGATCGCCCTGGCGATGCGCCAGCAGCAGCAGGACTTGTCGCGCCGCGAGCGCCAGGTGGTCGAAACCGCCTACATGGCCGCCAAGCAGACGGAGTTGCTCAATCACGTCGGCCTGGCGCGCAGCCTGCTCTCGCCGCTGTATGACACGCGCCGCGACGACGCTCAGACCCTTGCCGAGGCCCTGCGGCTGCTGTCGACGATGGACTACGGCATCGACGGCTACTTCTTCGTCTTCGACACCGGCGGGCGCAACCTGCTGCACCCGCGCCAGCCCGAACTGCAGAACCAGGATCTGTGGGACCTGAAGGATGCGCAGGGCGTGCCGCTGATCCGCGAGCTGATCGCTCGCGCCCACGAAGGCGGCGGATTCGTGCAGTACCTCTGGCAGAAGCCGTCCACGCGCACGCTCACGCCCAAGCTCGCCTACGCGATCTCGCTGCCACGCTGGAACATGGTCATCGGCACAGGCCTTTACCTCGACGACATCCAGGGCACGCTGACCCAGATCGACCGCCAGGTCGACGAGAACGTCGCCTCCACGATGCTGTGGATCGCCGGCATCGCACTGTTCGGTGTCGTGCTGATCGGCGGCAGCGGCATGGTACTGAACTTCAGCGACGCGAAGGTCGCCGACATGAAGCTGCGCAACCTGGCCCGCCAGGTGGTCAAGTCGCAGGAAGACGAGCGCGCCCACCTGTCGCGCGAGTTGCACGACAGCACCAGCCAGACGCTGGTCTCGATCAAGCTGCTGCTGGAGTCCGCGGCCAGCCAACTCGGCCGCGAGGCCACGCCGCCCGCGTTGCTGCGCGCCGTGCAGCGCCTGGGCGACGCGCTGCACGAGGTGCGCCGCATCTCGCACCGCCTGCGCCCGGCCGAGCTCGACACGCTGGGCCTGCCCGCGGCGCTGGACGACCTGGCCGAGGAGTTCAACCAGCACGGCCACGTGCGCATCGCGCTGCGCCTGTGGGGGCAGGCCGACACGCTGCCCGACGAGGTGAACACCGTGCTGTTCCGCGTCGTGCAGGAGTCGCTGACCAACATCGAGAAGCACTCGAAGGCCAGGCGTGTGCAGGTGCGGCTGATCTTCCATGCCGGCGGCCTGCGCCTGCGCATCGTCGACGACGGAATCGGCTTCGACGTGCCGGCGATCCGCGTCGACCCGCGCCGCGGCATCGGCATGCGCAACATGCGCGAGCGTGTCGAGTCCATCGGTGGCGAATTCAGTATCGAGTCGCGTCCCGGGCGCACGGCGGTCCTGGCCGACATGACGGCGGGGGCGATCGAGCGGCTTCGCCCGGCGGCGAAGAAGGCGGCATGA